A single genomic interval of Aphelocoma coerulescens isolate FSJ_1873_10779 unplaced genomic scaffold, UR_Acoe_1.0 HiC_scaffold_56, whole genome shotgun sequence harbors:
- the LOC138101891 gene encoding zinc finger protein 3-like, giving the protein MEEEEKPRRCSTRRGCKCNPERSKKERAPLCQEGGRRSRGSSELGEKPQGGEKPHKCLECGMGFRWNSSLIQHQRIHTGERPYECGECGKGFINSSQLIQHQVIHTGERPYECLDCWKSFWHSSDLRVHQRIHTGERPYECSECGKRFQRSSSLLRHQRIHTDERPFCCPDCGKGFKRNSHVISHRRIHTGERPYECPQCGKSFSHSSALTRHQRRHR; this is encoded by the coding sequence atggaggaggaggaaaagccccggagatgcagcacgaggaggggctgcaaatgCAACCCAGAGAGATCCAAGAAGGAAAGAGCtcccctgtgccaggaaggcggccggagatccagggggagctcagagctgggggagaagcctcagggtggggagaagccccacaagtgcctgGAATGTGGGATGGGCTTCAGATGGAACTCCAGCCTGATCcagcaccagaggatccacactggggagaggccctatgagtgtggggaatgtgggaagggcttcatcAACAGCTCCCAGCTGATCCAGCACCAGGTGATCCACACaggggaacggccctatgagtgCTTGGATTGTTGGAAGAGCTTCTGGCACAGCTCTGACCTGAGGGtacaccagcgcatccacaccggggagaggccctacgagtgttctgagtgtggaAAGAGGTTTCAGAGGAGCTCCAGTCTCCTCAGACATCAgcgcattcacacggatgagaggcccttctgctgccccgactgcgggaagggcttcaaacgCAACTCCCACGTCATCagccaccggcgcatccacactggggagaggccctacgagtgtccccagtgtgggaagagcttctcacacagctctgccttgacccgacaccaacggaggcaccgctaa
- the LOC138101879 gene encoding LOW QUALITY PROTEIN: zinc finger protein ZFP2-like (The sequence of the model RefSeq protein was modified relative to this genomic sequence to represent the inferred CDS: inserted 1 base in 1 codon), whose product MEEEEEAVKKRTMLREPQAGTELQMETTEDKSPWQNFMEEAALSGSTAQESHGEEKPKGSPTRRGSKASPGCSEEKRPPLCFIQRSNLVVHEQLHIGEKPYKCLECGKSFSHTSHLFIHHQIHTGGWPYKCLECGKSFSHSFSLIRHYRIHTGEWPYKCLQCGKSFCQSSSLTCHQEMHARGGPFECPECGKMFQWISYLIVHQQTHTGERPFRCTDCGKSFKGGSQLTSHQRIHTRERPXECPECGKSFSWSSSLRKHQQRHQ is encoded by the exons atggaggaggaggaggaggctgtgaagaAGAGGACGATGCTCCgggagccccaggcag GCACTGAGCTGCAGATGGAGACCACGGAGGACAAATCCCCGTGGCAGAACTTCATGGAAGAGGCTGCTTTGAGTGGCTCAACAGCACAGGAATCacatggggaggaaaagccaaagGGATCCCCCACAAGGAGGGGCTCCAAagccagcccagggtgctctgaggagaaGAGGCCCCCCCTCTGCTTCATCCAGAGGTCCAACCTGGTGGTCCATGAGCAGCTGCACATTGGGGAGAAGCCCTataagtgcttggaatgtgggaagagcttcagccacacCTCCCACCTCTTCATCCACCACCAGATACACACAGGGGGATGGCcctacaagtgcttggaatgtgggaagagcttcagccacagCTTCAGCCTGATCCGCCACTataggatccacactggggaatggCCCTACAAGTGCttgcagtgtgggaagagcttctgccagagctccagcctgaccTGCCACCAGGAGATGCACGCCAGGGGAGGGCCCTTtgagtgtcctgagtgtgggaagatgTTTCAGTGGATCTCCTATCTCATTGTACATCAGCAAACACACACAGgggagaggcccttccgctgcacagactgtgggaagagcttcaagGGGGGCTCCCAACTCACCAgccaccagcgcatccacaccagggagaggc TAGAGTGtcccgagtgtgggaagagcttctcctggAGCTCGTCCTTGAGGAAACACCAGCAGAGGCACCAGTAA